The following proteins are encoded in a genomic region of Sorangiineae bacterium MSr12523:
- a CDS encoding SDR family oxidoreductase, with amino-acid sequence MAKKLEGKIALVTGGTTGIGLATAKLFHEEGARVIVTGRNPKTLDEARVQLGGTADVVSSDAGDPVAIEALFADIARRYERLDVLFVNAGIVRIGTIEESSLATFEEVMRVNVVGPWLSLKYATPLFRAGGAVVLNASINARLGMVGSSAYAASKAALRSLGRVAAAELAPRGIRVNVLSPGPTDSGITEKVLDPAAAAAALAHLTERIVMKRLGTVDEVARAALFLASDDSSFMTGEEIVVDGGMTRV; translated from the coding sequence ATGGCGAAGAAGTTGGAAGGCAAGATCGCGCTCGTCACTGGCGGCACGACGGGCATCGGGTTGGCAACGGCGAAGCTCTTTCACGAGGAGGGCGCCCGCGTGATCGTCACCGGGCGCAATCCGAAGACGCTCGACGAGGCGCGCGTGCAGCTTGGAGGCACGGCCGACGTGGTGTCTTCGGACGCTGGTGATCCCGTGGCCATCGAAGCACTCTTTGCGGATATCGCGCGGCGCTACGAGCGGCTCGACGTGCTCTTCGTGAACGCCGGGATCGTGCGCATCGGCACCATCGAAGAGTCGTCGCTCGCCACCTTCGAGGAGGTCATGCGCGTGAACGTCGTTGGGCCTTGGCTCTCGTTGAAGTACGCAACCCCGCTCTTTCGCGCGGGCGGTGCGGTGGTGCTCAACGCCTCGATCAATGCGCGGTTGGGCATGGTTGGCAGCAGCGCTTACGCCGCATCGAAGGCCGCCCTGCGTTCACTCGGGCGCGTCGCGGCGGCGGAGCTCGCGCCGCGCGGCATTCGTGTGAACGTGCTCAGTCCCGGCCCCACGGATTCGGGCATCACGGAAAAGGTGCTGGACCCCGCGGCTGCCGCCGCCGCCCTCGCACATCTGACCGAGCGCATCGTGATGAAGCGCCTCGGCACCGTGGACGAGGTCGCACGTGCAGCGCTTTTCCTCGCATCGGACGACTCGTCCTTCATGACGGGCGAAGAAATCGTGGTCGACGGCGGCATGACCCGCGTCTGA
- a CDS encoding class A beta-lactamase-related serine hydrolase gives MRTALQHGLTLALSCGLVCAPACSQQKKEKANAIPLQAVLDRLGPECGQYSPGTDCGLAVRDLTSGETASYRGGAYYASASTVKALWVAAALADVGLEKVQPYVRAIFVDSDNSASGSVIDLLASPDRINTFTWQTLGVNDIGFCHWNYDHKRVAENCPQGPRKGHNFITADAAVGFLTALWEKRALNEANTQKLLEWMKLSPRQGYGGWLGTQLPEAARATMHHKAGWLPPVESPENSNANEIGIVEVPGGHVYAVALLLNGAPSQESYDQKQLPTLEYTSCVIYHAVAKDQPDPFGACRHPSLN, from the coding sequence ATGCGGACGGCGTTGCAGCATGGCCTGACGCTCGCATTGTCGTGCGGGCTCGTGTGCGCCCCCGCCTGTTCGCAACAGAAGAAAGAGAAAGCCAATGCGATCCCGCTCCAAGCGGTGCTCGATCGCTTGGGGCCCGAGTGCGGGCAATATTCGCCGGGAACCGATTGTGGCCTCGCCGTTCGCGATTTGACCAGCGGCGAGACGGCCAGTTACCGCGGTGGTGCATATTACGCATCGGCGAGCACCGTCAAAGCGCTATGGGTGGCCGCCGCATTGGCCGACGTCGGGTTGGAAAAGGTGCAGCCGTACGTTCGCGCGATTTTCGTAGATTCGGACAATTCCGCCTCCGGAAGCGTCATCGATTTGCTGGCCTCGCCCGATCGGATCAACACCTTTACGTGGCAGACCCTGGGTGTGAACGATATCGGCTTTTGCCATTGGAATTACGACCACAAGCGCGTTGCCGAGAATTGTCCGCAGGGGCCACGCAAAGGCCATAACTTCATCACCGCCGACGCCGCCGTGGGATTTCTCACCGCCCTCTGGGAAAAGCGTGCACTGAACGAGGCGAACACGCAAAAGCTGCTCGAGTGGATGAAGCTGTCACCGCGCCAGGGCTATGGAGGCTGGCTGGGAACGCAGCTGCCCGAGGCGGCTCGTGCCACGATGCATCATAAGGCGGGGTGGCTGCCACCGGTGGAATCGCCGGAGAATTCCAATGCGAACGAGATTGGAATCGTGGAAGTGCCCGGCGGACACGTTTATGCGGTGGCGCTTCTGCTCAATGGAGCACCGTCGCAGGAGAGCTACGATCAAAAGCAACTTCCGACGCTCGAATATACGTCCTGCGTCATTTACCACGCGGTCGCAAAAGACCAACCCGATCCGTTTGGCGCCTGCCGCCACCCCTCTCTCAATTAG
- a CDS encoding ABC transporter permease, translating to MTSPNAASPAPGASGTREKLLKFIAPWKVPALAVVTAMALGAILIAVAGGDPLSAYSGMFEGSLGSPRAIAETLVWSTPYILTGLSVALAFQGGLFNIGAEGQLALGAVFAALVGYGLPGLVGGSVPGVLHVPLTILAGGLAGAAWAGIPGWLKARTGAHEVISTIMLNYVALNAVSFLLNGPMKDPAPDNVIARTPLIADSASLSPILSSFRLHWGFPLALLAAWGVAWMLKKTTLGFEIRTVGANPEAARYSGMHVGRTIVVSMALSGALAGAAGAIEVSALNHRHQLGFSQGYGFDAIAIALLGKTKPAGVVPAALLFGMMRSGAPRMQFLTQIPVDVISVIQALILLFVAADVMVRRLYRLKGERERVVITRGWGS from the coding sequence GTGACCTCTCCCAACGCTGCATCGCCCGCCCCGGGCGCCTCTGGTACTCGCGAAAAGCTCCTCAAGTTCATCGCTCCATGGAAGGTGCCCGCCCTCGCGGTGGTCACCGCCATGGCGTTGGGCGCTATTTTGATCGCGGTGGCGGGCGGCGACCCTCTGTCGGCGTACTCCGGCATGTTCGAGGGTTCGCTCGGCTCGCCGCGGGCCATCGCCGAGACCTTGGTGTGGTCCACGCCGTACATCCTCACCGGGCTCTCGGTGGCCCTCGCCTTTCAAGGTGGCCTCTTCAACATTGGCGCCGAAGGGCAGCTCGCGCTCGGCGCCGTGTTCGCGGCGCTCGTGGGCTACGGCCTTCCCGGGCTTGTGGGCGGCAGCGTCCCTGGGGTGCTCCACGTACCATTGACCATCCTCGCCGGCGGCCTTGCCGGCGCGGCGTGGGCGGGCATCCCGGGCTGGCTCAAAGCGCGAACGGGGGCGCACGAGGTCATCAGCACCATCATGCTGAACTACGTCGCGCTCAACGCCGTGAGCTTCCTGCTCAACGGCCCGATGAAGGATCCCGCGCCGGACAACGTCATCGCGCGCACCCCGCTCATCGCCGACAGCGCGAGCCTTTCCCCCATCCTGTCCTCGTTTCGCCTGCACTGGGGCTTCCCACTCGCGCTTCTCGCGGCGTGGGGCGTGGCGTGGATGCTCAAGAAGACCACGCTCGGCTTCGAGATCCGCACCGTGGGCGCCAACCCCGAGGCCGCGCGCTATTCCGGCATGCACGTGGGGCGCACCATCGTCGTCAGCATGGCCCTCTCCGGTGCACTTGCCGGCGCCGCCGGGGCCATCGAGGTGAGCGCGCTGAATCATCGCCACCAGCTCGGCTTTTCGCAGGGCTACGGCTTCGACGCCATCGCCATCGCCCTTCTGGGCAAGACCAAGCCGGCCGGCGTCGTGCCCGCCGCGCTTCTCTTCGGCATGATGCGCAGCGGTGCGCCGCGCATGCAGTTTCTCACGCAGATCCCCGTCGACGTGATTTCGGTCATCCAGGCGCTCATTCTGCTTTTCGTCGCGGCGGACGTGATGGTCCGGCGCCTGTATCGCCTGAAGGGCGAGCGCGAGCGGGTCGTGATCACCCGTGGTTGGGGAAGTTAG
- a CDS encoding BMP family ABC transporter substrate-binding protein — MSDNRGLSGSAWRKARFTALCLMASAATLGSSACSKSNKPDCSSPEVFCVGVVTDVGKVDDKSFNQSSWEGVLKAKKDLGAVTQYIETTDPKDYSKNIATFAEEKYDVVVTVGFALGETTRAAAAQFPDTKFIGVDQFQPPGSEKKNLAGLVFPEDHAGYLVGALAALTSKTGKIGAVLATDAVPPVWRYGEGFKVGAKAAKPSIDLTVVYHNDVGIDKTFSDPEWGKTTALSMIDKGVDVVFGGGGKTGNGALIGAASKGVYGIGVDTDQYFTVPEAQKYLLSSAMKLLDEGVFDLLKQAKEGKFPSGNSVGKAGNAPYHDLAAQVPDDVKSKLEGMKKDLQSGAIKTNVAPTKP, encoded by the coding sequence ATGTCCGACAATCGGGGTCTGTCAGGTTCGGCGTGGCGAAAAGCCAGATTCACCGCTCTGTGCTTGATGGCGTCGGCCGCCACTCTCGGCAGCAGTGCGTGCAGCAAATCCAACAAGCCTGACTGTTCGAGTCCGGAAGTCTTCTGTGTGGGGGTGGTGACGGACGTCGGCAAGGTCGACGACAAGTCGTTCAACCAGTCCTCGTGGGAAGGCGTGCTCAAAGCCAAGAAGGATCTGGGGGCCGTCACGCAGTACATCGAGACGACCGATCCGAAGGATTACTCGAAGAACATCGCCACCTTTGCCGAGGAGAAGTACGACGTGGTCGTCACCGTCGGCTTCGCGTTGGGCGAGACCACCCGGGCCGCCGCCGCGCAGTTCCCCGACACGAAATTCATCGGTGTCGACCAGTTCCAGCCGCCGGGCTCGGAAAAGAAGAACCTCGCCGGCCTGGTCTTCCCCGAGGACCACGCGGGCTATTTGGTGGGCGCGCTCGCCGCGCTCACGAGCAAGACCGGGAAGATCGGCGCCGTGCTGGCGACGGATGCCGTGCCCCCCGTGTGGCGTTACGGCGAGGGCTTCAAGGTCGGCGCGAAGGCCGCGAAACCGAGCATCGACTTGACCGTCGTCTACCACAACGACGTGGGCATCGATAAAACCTTCTCCGACCCCGAGTGGGGCAAGACCACCGCCCTGTCCATGATCGACAAGGGCGTCGACGTCGTGTTCGGCGGCGGCGGCAAGACCGGCAACGGCGCGCTCATCGGCGCGGCCTCCAAGGGTGTTTACGGCATCGGCGTCGACACCGATCAGTACTTCACGGTGCCCGAGGCGCAGAAGTACCTGCTCTCGAGCGCGATGAAGCTTCTCGACGAGGGCGTCTTCGACCTGCTCAAGCAGGCAAAAGAAGGCAAATTCCCCAGCGGAAACAGCGTGGGCAAAGCCGGCAATGCGCCGTACCACGATCTGGCTGCGCAGGTTCCCGATGACGTGAAGTCCAAGCTCGAGGGGATGAAGAAAGATCTCCAATCGGGCGCCATCAAGACCAACGTGGCCCCCACGAAGCCGTGA
- a CDS encoding ABC transporter permease, protein MDYRRYGFIAAIVVVLIGIVVKLGSGQVPAGSIVSSMIGTTIAVATPLTLGALCGICCERAGVVNIGIEGMMLTAAFFGWFASLYVSSIFGVGPMASLLLGVFVAILSGALMGALHALLTVTFEVDQIIAGTVVNLLAMGMTGFCNRQLFFGAGSAFGGHIPRAPGVLPHVRIPLLADIPLIGGIFDQQPIALIALVLVFVAHFVLFFTQWGLRTRSVGEHPRAASAAGIDVLKVRWANIVIGGAIAGLGGAYFTLESVPSFEPLMTNGRGFIALAAMIFGNWKPIGALSAALVFGAAQAFQINLQLFRDLIPPKFTFLQQSSVVGLVPYVLTLIILTGVIGKTTPPAADGVPYDRERRS, encoded by the coding sequence ATGGACTACCGACGCTATGGCTTCATCGCAGCGATCGTGGTCGTGCTGATCGGCATCGTCGTCAAGCTCGGCTCGGGACAGGTACCGGCCGGCTCGATCGTCTCGAGCATGATCGGCACCACCATCGCGGTGGCCACGCCGCTGACCTTGGGCGCGCTCTGCGGCATTTGCTGCGAGCGGGCCGGGGTGGTCAACATCGGCATCGAGGGCATGATGCTCACCGCCGCGTTTTTCGGCTGGTTTGCATCGCTCTACGTGAGCTCGATTTTCGGTGTGGGGCCCATGGCCAGCCTTCTTCTGGGCGTGTTCGTGGCCATCCTCTCGGGTGCGCTCATGGGGGCCTTGCACGCGCTGCTCACGGTGACCTTCGAGGTGGACCAGATCATCGCGGGCACGGTGGTGAACCTGCTCGCCATGGGCATGACCGGCTTCTGCAACCGGCAGCTCTTCTTCGGGGCGGGTAGCGCGTTCGGCGGGCACATCCCGCGCGCGCCCGGCGTGTTGCCGCACGTTCGCATCCCGCTCCTGGCCGACATTCCGCTCATCGGCGGCATCTTCGATCAGCAGCCCATCGCCTTGATCGCGCTCGTGCTGGTCTTCGTCGCGCACTTCGTTCTCTTCTTCACGCAGTGGGGCCTGCGCACGCGGTCGGTGGGCGAGCATCCGCGCGCGGCGAGCGCCGCGGGCATCGACGTGCTCAAGGTGCGCTGGGCGAACATCGTCATCGGCGGCGCCATCGCCGGGCTCGGTGGCGCGTATTTCACCTTGGAATCTGTGCCGTCGTTCGAGCCGCTCATGACCAACGGGCGCGGCTTCATCGCGCTTGCGGCGATGATCTTCGGCAATTGGAAGCCGATCGGCGCGCTATCGGCGGCGCTGGTCTTTGGCGCGGCGCAGGCCTTTCAGATCAACTTGCAGCTGTTTCGCGACCTCATTCCGCCAAAGTTTACATTTTTGCAGCAATCGTCCGTCGTGGGGCTCGTGCCTTACGTGCTCACGTTGATTATTTTGACAGGGGTGATCGGCAAGACGACGCCTCCTGCGGCCGACGGTGTGCCGTATGATCGGGAGAGGCGCTCATGA
- a CDS encoding beta-lactamase family protein, which produces MNFTKLAYLAFAGWAFAGCADDNAPNSEDRSNALTVQDSQIRRPLQRGLDRLHAGGVVGVVARASDGRQQVDARSGTARRDGAEPVPFESHFRMGSNTKTFVAVVVLKLVDEGKIRLDDTVDRWLPGLVSGHGNDGKTITIRHLLQHTSGLRNYTQDMLDPFTEKDYYAERFRHLEPEELVAKAIAHEPNFAPGTSWSYSNTNYTLAGMIIEKVTGHPWASEIRTRILEPLQMWHTFEPGDWPALPAPHAQGYNAFSEGKPLVDVTLFNMSWGGAAGSLITTTEDLTRFWRALQEGELLSPARMAEMHETVPATELQAVFPGLRDGLGVFWSPTRCGGFWHHPGDTPGFSTRNAVNDEGTRALVLSENTTGDVPASQRIKEELQLLEDVMCAGQ; this is translated from the coding sequence ATGAATTTTACCAAGCTTGCCTACTTGGCATTTGCGGGCTGGGCATTCGCGGGTTGTGCGGACGATAATGCGCCGAATAGCGAGGATCGATCGAATGCGCTGACTGTCCAGGACAGCCAAATAAGAAGGCCGTTGCAACGCGGTCTCGATCGGCTTCATGCCGGCGGAGTGGTCGGCGTGGTCGCTCGAGCGAGCGACGGCAGGCAGCAAGTCGATGCGCGAAGCGGTACTGCCCGACGCGATGGTGCGGAGCCCGTGCCGTTCGAGAGCCATTTCCGCATGGGCAGCAACACCAAGACGTTCGTCGCAGTGGTCGTCTTGAAACTCGTCGACGAGGGCAAAATTCGGCTCGACGACACCGTCGATCGGTGGCTGCCCGGGCTGGTATCCGGACATGGAAACGATGGCAAAACGATCACGATTCGTCATCTCCTGCAGCACACCAGCGGTCTTCGCAATTACACGCAGGACATGCTCGATCCATTCACGGAAAAGGATTACTACGCGGAGCGATTCCGACACCTCGAGCCCGAGGAGCTGGTCGCAAAGGCGATCGCGCACGAGCCGAACTTCGCACCCGGAACGAGCTGGAGTTATTCGAATACGAATTACACGCTCGCGGGCATGATCATCGAGAAGGTCACCGGTCATCCTTGGGCCTCGGAGATCCGTACGCGCATCCTGGAGCCGCTCCAGATGTGGCACACGTTCGAGCCGGGAGATTGGCCGGCTCTCCCAGCACCGCACGCGCAGGGCTACAACGCGTTTTCCGAGGGAAAACCGCTGGTCGACGTCACGTTGTTCAATATGAGCTGGGGCGGTGCTGCAGGAAGCCTGATCACCACGACCGAGGACCTGACTCGATTCTGGCGCGCTTTGCAGGAGGGCGAGCTTCTATCCCCCGCGCGCATGGCCGAGATGCACGAGACCGTTCCGGCGACCGAGCTGCAGGCCGTGTTTCCCGGCCTGCGCGACGGACTCGGCGTCTTTTGGTCTCCCACGAGGTGTGGAGGCTTCTGGCATCACCCCGGCGACACACCTGGGTTCTCCACGCGCAATGCGGTCAATGACGAAGGCACCCGCGCGCTGGTGCTCTCGGAGAACACCACCGGCGACGTCCCCGCGTCTCAGCGGATCAAAGAGGAGTTGCAGCTGCTCGAAGACGTCATGTGCGCTGGTCAATGA
- a CDS encoding trypsin-like serine protease has translation MIREHVFTALLLTVTLVCAACSGDAEETDGTSAEAEQAIRKWPGAGDAGPPLASDYPEAVIVDMETRSGGRTNRDGCTGTLIAPRVVLTAAHCTLGSPSIRVTAPFVKDHPETHVQKSIRWDSEHWSNQQDLSTAADPKFIDVALLFLQDAIPLDVYPKLASDSLANGSPVHILGRKRAGSMTDNVYLSEEVAVENAPVHDYRTIRTVPNGDAASRDTSACTLGTAFEPVHVTEPGDSGGAVMRSGTHTIVGINSGSGLLARIDDIHDAIVHEVNEGGGCAVPRG, from the coding sequence ATGATTCGAGAGCACGTATTTACCGCGCTTCTGCTTACGGTGACGCTCGTGTGCGCGGCGTGCAGTGGCGATGCCGAAGAGACGGACGGCACCTCCGCGGAAGCGGAACAAGCCATTCGAAAATGGCCCGGTGCGGGCGACGCCGGACCGCCGCTCGCTTCGGATTACCCCGAGGCGGTCATCGTCGACATGGAGACACGCAGCGGCGGGAGGACCAACCGCGACGGGTGCACGGGAACGCTCATCGCGCCCCGTGTCGTGCTCACGGCTGCGCATTGCACCCTTGGTTCGCCTTCCATCCGGGTGACCGCACCTTTCGTCAAGGACCACCCCGAAACCCATGTACAGAAATCGATACGATGGGATTCCGAGCACTGGTCGAATCAGCAAGACCTGAGCACGGCCGCTGACCCGAAATTCATCGACGTCGCCCTGTTGTTCCTCCAGGATGCCATCCCGCTGGACGTATATCCCAAGCTGGCTTCCGACTCGCTCGCGAATGGATCGCCCGTGCACATCCTAGGCCGCAAGAGAGCGGGCTCCATGACGGACAACGTGTACCTCTCCGAAGAGGTGGCCGTGGAGAATGCTCCGGTGCACGACTACCGCACGATCCGCACGGTGCCCAATGGGGACGCTGCATCACGAGATACGAGCGCTTGCACCCTAGGAACGGCGTTCGAGCCCGTTCACGTCACCGAGCCCGGCGACTCGGGCGGGGCGGTCATGCGAAGCGGAACGCACACCATCGTGGGCATCAATTCCGGGAGCGGCTTGCTTGCCCGCATCGACGACATCCACGACGCCATCGTCCACGAGGTCAACGAGGGCGGCGGCTGCGCAGTTCCGAGGGGCTGA
- a CDS encoding TetR/AcrR family transcriptional regulator encodes MARPKEFDRNTALEAAKATFWRKGYNATTTEDLRQAMGIGRQSFYDSFVGKRETFLEVLRRYNDDGVAQCVARAKSARSPLAGLERILFGLVDEQPQRRALGCMGVSAICELGTDDPDVAAIGAQSGKRLEELLVGLVREAKSLGQVRASVDERAGALQINATMLGMKVLAKSGASAATLREVAIATLDGLAAHPIERPRRGRTS; translated from the coding sequence ATGGCCCGACCCAAGGAGTTCGACCGCAACACGGCGCTCGAAGCAGCAAAGGCGACCTTCTGGCGCAAGGGCTACAATGCCACCACCACGGAGGATCTGCGCCAGGCCATGGGGATCGGGCGTCAGAGCTTCTACGACTCGTTCGTGGGAAAGCGCGAGACGTTCCTCGAGGTGTTGCGGCGCTACAACGACGACGGCGTGGCCCAATGCGTCGCAAGGGCAAAGAGTGCGCGCTCGCCGCTCGCCGGGCTCGAACGCATCCTGTTCGGCTTGGTCGACGAGCAACCGCAGCGCCGCGCGCTCGGCTGCATGGGCGTTTCCGCGATCTGCGAGTTGGGGACGGACGATCCCGACGTCGCCGCCATTGGGGCGCAGAGCGGCAAGCGCCTCGAGGAGCTGCTCGTGGGGTTGGTGCGCGAGGCGAAGTCCCTGGGGCAAGTGCGCGCGTCGGTCGACGAGCGCGCGGGCGCCCTGCAGATCAATGCCACGATGCTCGGGATGAAGGTGCTCGCGAAGAGCGGCGCCTCCGCCGCAACGCTGCGCGAGGTGGCCATTGCCACGCTCGACGGATTGGCCGCGCACCCCATCGAGCGCCCCCGGCGCGGAAGAACGAGCTGA
- a CDS encoding AraC family transcriptional regulator ligand-binding domain-containing protein, whose translation MRGTATNLASMARGVLQWARERGIAESDLLGRTPLDRSALDQSHSRIPRETHVHLWRSLEDQFGDPDFGLHHAETLLRPSSLGVVGLLSMTSATVAESIHRATTYSRILKPDIRSRMVTTDRHVVVELESQSGSPRSVADCSLLAYLLFLRRWTGENFAAREVHFQHARPAQIREYERWFRCPVHFGQRCNSIAFDREVAELPLTTSQPDVAIYLEEQASQLLAHVPPESRQRTVDDVRTAVRTGVDEGQSHLSIVARRLGLGPRHLQRLLAKENLDYRALLDDARRDASIPLVADTDIPFEEIAARVGFTEARAFRRAFRRWIGISPSELRAARGPRSQSSIPR comes from the coding sequence ATGAGGGGAACCGCCACCAACCTGGCCTCGATGGCGCGCGGCGTCCTGCAATGGGCGCGCGAGCGCGGTATCGCCGAGAGCGATCTCCTCGGCCGCACTCCCCTGGATCGCAGCGCCCTCGATCAGAGCCACTCGCGCATTCCGCGCGAGACCCACGTGCACCTCTGGCGCAGCCTGGAAGACCAATTCGGCGATCCCGACTTTGGGCTTCATCATGCGGAAACGCTGCTGCGCCCCTCGTCGCTCGGCGTCGTCGGCCTCCTCTCGATGACCAGCGCCACCGTCGCGGAAAGCATCCACCGCGCGACGACCTACAGCCGCATCCTCAAGCCCGACATCCGATCGCGCATGGTCACGACGGATCGCCACGTCGTTGTCGAGCTGGAGAGCCAGTCGGGCTCGCCCCGCTCCGTGGCCGACTGCTCGCTGCTCGCGTACCTGCTCTTTCTCCGCCGCTGGACCGGTGAAAACTTCGCGGCGCGCGAGGTTCACTTCCAGCACGCGCGCCCTGCGCAGATTCGCGAATACGAGCGGTGGTTCCGCTGTCCAGTTCACTTCGGACAGCGGTGCAATTCCATCGCCTTCGATCGCGAGGTCGCCGAGCTTCCGCTCACCACGTCGCAACCCGACGTCGCGATCTACCTCGAGGAACAAGCGTCGCAGCTTCTCGCCCACGTCCCGCCCGAATCGCGCCAGCGGACGGTCGACGACGTTCGCACCGCCGTTCGCACCGGCGTGGACGAGGGCCAATCGCACTTGAGCATCGTCGCGCGCCGTCTCGGCCTGGGCCCGCGCCACCTGCAGCGCCTTCTCGCCAAAGAGAACCTCGACTACCGCGCCCTCCTCGACGACGCCCGTCGCGACGCTTCCATCCCGTTGGTAGCCGATACCGACATCCCCTTCGAAGAAATCGCCGCCCGCGTCGGCTTCACCGAGGCGCGCGCCTTCCGCCGCGCGTTCCGGCGTTGGATCGGCATCAGCCCTTCCGAATTGCGTGCGGCCCGCGGCCCACGTTCCCAAAGTTCGATCCCGCGTTGA
- a CDS encoding DUF1446 domain-containing protein, with amino-acid sequence MSRQSPVRVANASGFLGDRARALREMVEGGHVDVVTGDYLAEVTMLILGKQQAKDPSAGYAAAFLAHLEPALATVLTKGIKVVVNAGGLNPAGLAKAVQALAERLGLAPRVATVQGDDLRGRLPALFEAGELLANLETGEPLPREAGFVRTANAYLGAWGIVRALEAGADIVICPRVTDASLVVGAAAFWHGWSRDAWDCLAGAVAAGHVIECGTQATGGNYSSFQEILGLEHPGFPLAEIHADGSSVITKHAGTGGQVSIGTVTAQLVYEVESTRYLNPDVVTHLDTIALSEEGPDRVALRGTRGSPPPETTKVAITTRGPFRNEMTLVAVGLDVDAKLALFERAARAALARTKAQVEFQRIGTANVDAASQDEASAFLRVVATSENEAAVGRIFSSALVELGLASYPGLFMLGAPGPAVEVGGYWPAKISQSLLEHSVTLPDGTTEPIGALEPVPVPVPVPVPVPDSGYEYGAPDTQRLPLGTLVDARSGDKGSDANVGLWVRSDEAFAWLRSALTVDRFRELLPEARDLRVERYELANLRALNFVVRGLLRGGAVATTRFDRQAKALGEYLRSRIVDIPRTLLLR; translated from the coding sequence ATGAGCAGGCAATCACCGGTTCGGGTTGCGAATGCATCGGGCTTTCTTGGCGACCGCGCGCGAGCCCTTCGCGAGATGGTCGAGGGGGGACACGTCGATGTCGTCACCGGCGACTACCTCGCCGAGGTGACGATGCTCATCTTGGGCAAGCAGCAGGCAAAGGATCCGTCGGCCGGCTACGCCGCCGCGTTTCTCGCGCATCTAGAGCCGGCGTTGGCGACGGTGCTGACCAAGGGCATCAAGGTGGTGGTGAACGCGGGCGGGTTGAATCCTGCCGGTCTCGCAAAGGCCGTGCAGGCATTGGCGGAGCGATTGGGTTTGGCGCCGCGCGTGGCCACGGTGCAGGGCGATGATCTGCGCGGCCGGTTGCCGGCGCTGTTCGAGGCGGGCGAGCTTCTGGCGAACTTGGAGACGGGGGAGCCTTTGCCGCGCGAGGCGGGGTTCGTGCGCACGGCCAATGCGTACCTCGGGGCGTGGGGCATCGTGCGCGCGCTCGAGGCGGGGGCGGACATCGTCATTTGCCCGCGCGTGACCGATGCGTCGCTCGTGGTGGGCGCGGCCGCGTTTTGGCACGGCTGGTCGCGCGATGCGTGGGATTGCCTCGCGGGGGCGGTGGCTGCGGGCCACGTCATCGAGTGCGGGACGCAGGCGACGGGGGGCAATTATTCGTCGTTCCAGGAGATCCTGGGGTTGGAGCACCCGGGATTTCCCTTGGCCGAGATTCACGCGGATGGCAGCAGCGTGATCACGAAGCACGCGGGGACGGGCGGCCAGGTGAGCATCGGCACGGTGACCGCGCAGCTCGTGTACGAGGTGGAGTCGACGCGGTACCTGAACCCTGACGTGGTGACGCACCTCGATACGATTGCGCTCTCGGAGGAGGGGCCCGATCGGGTGGCGCTCCGCGGTACGCGGGGATCGCCGCCTCCGGAGACGACCAAGGTGGCCATTACGACCCGCGGTCCTTTCCGCAACGAGATGACCTTGGTGGCCGTGGGTCTCGATGTCGACGCGAAGCTCGCGCTGTTCGAGCGTGCGGCCCGTGCCGCGTTGGCGAGGACGAAGGCGCAGGTGGAGTTTCAGCGGATTGGCACGGCCAACGTCGACGCCGCATCACAGGACGAGGCGTCCGCGTTTCTCCGGGTGGTGGCGACATCGGAGAATGAGGCGGCCGTGGGGCGCATTTTTTCGAGTGCGCTGGTGGAGCTCGGCCTCGCGAGCTACCCGGGCCTCTTCATGCTGGGTGCCCCCGGGCCGGCCGTCGAAGTCGGCGGCTACTGGCCCGCGAAAATTTCGCAATCGCTCCTGGAGCACAGCGTCACACTGCCAGATGGGACGACGGAGCCGATTGGCGCTCTCGAACCCGTGCCCGTGCCCGTGCCCGTGCCCGTGCCCGTGCCCGATTCCGGGTACGAATACGGAGCTCCCGACACCCAACGCCTCCCCCTCGGCACCCTCGTCGACGCCCGATCCGGCGACAAAGGCAGCGATGCCAACGTCGGACTCTGGGTTCGCAGCGACGAAGCCTTCGCCTGGCTCCGAAGCGCCCTCACCGTGGACCGCTTTCGCGAGCTCCTGCCCGAGGCGCGCGATCTCCGCGTCGAGCGCTACGAGCTCGCGAACCTGCGCGCCCTCAATTTCGTCGTCCGCGGACTTTTGCGCGGCGGGGCCGTAGCCACCACCCGGTTCGATCGCCAGGCCAAGGCCCTGGGCGAATACCTGCGCTCCCGCATCGTCGACATCCCGCGTACACTTCTCCTTCGATGA